In Salisediminibacterium beveridgei, one DNA window encodes the following:
- a CDS encoding DUF3907 family protein has product MGNELVKEQLVSTVELLKKTSDDIRFFLNEESIHSILGNMEEAKQEDVELILDQLRRLLVYFDEGRESGQLLLTSEKFRKNAAEKTLFWVFHQCVEEFFQPHYDVWYEDSRAAYTGKNAIRFRSEVSDNLKNLIRSIEGPLQEIREDLDYYETDFRTKMKQQESRR; this is encoded by the coding sequence ATGGGAAATGAATTAGTAAAAGAACAATTGGTTTCAACAGTAGAATTACTGAAGAAAACGAGTGATGATATTCGTTTTTTTCTGAACGAAGAATCGATTCATTCCATTTTAGGGAATATGGAAGAGGCGAAACAGGAGGATGTGGAATTGATACTTGATCAATTACGCAGGCTGTTGGTCTATTTTGATGAAGGAAGAGAATCCGGCCAGTTACTTTTAACCAGCGAAAAATTCCGCAAGAATGCTGCTGAGAAAACCTTGTTCTGGGTCTTTCATCAGTGCGTAGAAGAATTCTTTCAACCACATTATGATGTTTGGTATGAAGATAGCCGAGCTGCGTATACTGGTAAAAACGCAATAAGGTTCAGAAGTGAAGTCAGTGACAATCTTAAAAATCTGATTCGCTCCATTGAGGGACCGCTCCAGGAAATTCGAGAAGATCTCGATTATTACGAAACGGATTTCCGGACTAAAATGAAGCAGCAGGAATCAAGACGGTAA
- a CDS encoding 4Fe-4S dicluster domain-containing protein: MDRRNFLKRASAATAAAAVMTTSNKWVSASAIDEDKQIGSIIDLSKCDGCEYQDTPLCVAACKTKNEHRFPQPEKPIQDYWPRDHHEDWSDEQERIDRLTPYNWTFVDSVEVDYNGEKKKVHVPRRCMHCDDATCQKLCPFGVIYKSEHGAVTIDEDFCMGGAKCRSACPWDIPQRQAGVGLYKNLAPTFAGGGVMFKCDMCVDLLEKGEKPACETSCPRDAITFGPLEEMRMEANRRANDMGGFVYGDEENGGTHTFYVSEVPYEKIDEAIQRDKQVNEDQRPGRPHMKPEVENLLYTAHGFTLAMMIAPVAGAAAAGITAYKTLKKEEVEEVDIDE; this comes from the coding sequence ATGGACAGACGTAATTTTTTGAAGCGCGCATCCGCAGCAACTGCTGCGGCTGCAGTGATGACGACATCTAATAAATGGGTATCCGCATCAGCGATTGATGAGGATAAACAGATCGGATCCATTATTGATTTATCCAAATGCGATGGCTGTGAATATCAAGATACACCACTTTGTGTGGCAGCGTGCAAAACGAAGAATGAACATCGCTTTCCACAGCCGGAAAAACCGATTCAGGATTACTGGCCAAGAGATCATCATGAAGACTGGTCAGATGAGCAGGAGAGAATTGATCGGTTGACACCATATAACTGGACATTTGTTGACAGTGTGGAAGTGGATTACAACGGGGAGAAGAAGAAGGTTCATGTTCCGAGAAGATGTATGCATTGCGACGATGCGACGTGTCAAAAACTTTGTCCATTCGGTGTTATTTATAAAAGTGAGCATGGTGCAGTGACCATAGATGAAGATTTCTGTATGGGTGGTGCAAAGTGCAGGTCTGCCTGTCCGTGGGATATTCCGCAGCGTCAAGCAGGTGTTGGCTTATACAAAAATCTGGCTCCAACGTTCGCCGGGGGCGGTGTGATGTTTAAATGTGATATGTGTGTAGACTTGCTGGAAAAAGGGGAGAAACCGGCATGTGAAACATCTTGTCCAAGAGATGCGATCACCTTTGGCCCACTTGAAGAAATGCGGATGGAAGCAAATCGTCGAGCAAATGACATGGGTGGATTTGTATATGGAGACGAAGAGAATGGCGGAACACATACATTCTACGTCTCAGAAGTACCTTATGAAAAAATTGATGAAGCGATACAGAGGGATAAACAGGTTAATGAAGATCAGCGCCCTGGCAGACCTCACATGAAACCCGAAGTTGAAAACCTTTTATACACAGCACATGGGTTTACGCTGGCCATGATGATCGCTCCTGTAGCTGGTGCCGCTGCAGCGGGGATCACTGCTTATAAAACCTTAAAAAAAGAAGAAGTTGAGGAGGTGGATATTGATGAGTAA
- a CDS encoding formate dehydrogenase subunit gamma, translated as MSKTTGKMIRQPKVNRFVHWTAAVSIIMLIITGLGQMPLYGRYLGPNPPVFLEWLQSYEITLWLHYTFASILIFTAIFHLIHHLIRKEFAIVPRKGDLKGSYHLMKAMILKKPEPPSHKYLPEQRLAYALFAVSILLLVVTGAFKVYQNVAGGSLSNTMMVVMTTGHNIGTVLIIFAFIGHMAAFLFKDNRKMLPGMFTGKVDQEYVKHRHSLWYDELKQKKQRKNKKIS; from the coding sequence ATGAGTAAAACCACTGGAAAAATGATCCGGCAGCCAAAAGTAAACCGATTTGTACACTGGACTGCGGCAGTTTCGATCATTATGCTGATCATCACAGGACTCGGCCAGATGCCTCTATATGGAAGGTATCTCGGCCCCAATCCCCCTGTTTTTCTTGAATGGCTGCAAAGTTATGAAATCACATTATGGCTTCATTACACCTTTGCATCCATTCTGATCTTTACTGCCATCTTCCATCTCATTCACCATTTGATTCGAAAAGAATTTGCTATTGTACCGAGAAAAGGAGATTTGAAGGGCTCATATCATCTTATGAAGGCCATGATTTTGAAAAAACCAGAGCCGCCAAGCCATAAATATTTACCGGAGCAACGGCTGGCTTATGCCCTCTTTGCCGTCTCTATTCTTCTTTTAGTTGTGACCGGAGCATTCAAGGTGTATCAAAACGTAGCAGGAGGCTCTCTGTCGAATACAATGATGGTCGTTATGACAACCGGCCACAATATCGGTACGGTCCTGATCATCTTTGCTTTTATTGGTCATATGGCTGCGTTTCTTTTTAAAGACAATCGTAAAATGCTTCCTGGTATGTTCACCGGCAAAGTGGATCAAGAGTATGTAAAACACCGTCATTCTCTTTGGTATGATGAGTTGAAACAGAAAAAGCAGAGAAAAAATAAAAAGATATCATAA
- a CDS encoding pseudouridine synthase, with the protein MERLQKIIAQAGITSRRKAETMIQEGRVYVNGQQVKELGVKADIHQDEIMVDGVPLEKEEPVYYLLYKPAGVISSVDDEKGRRTVIDLVPPEKRVYPIGRLDSDTSGLIVLTNDGEFANILMHPKYKVRKTYIAKVQGMPLRESLKKLEKGILLEDGKTAPAKTKLIKTDNKKGSSVVEITIHEGRNRQVRRMFDAIDHPVLKLKRERYGILDLKGLNAGDWRELKPHEVKTLREMAAR; encoded by the coding sequence ATGGAAAGACTGCAGAAGATCATTGCTCAGGCAGGGATCACATCAAGAAGAAAAGCAGAAACAATGATACAAGAAGGAAGAGTATATGTGAATGGACAACAAGTTAAAGAACTTGGTGTCAAAGCTGATATTCATCAGGATGAAATCATGGTGGATGGTGTGCCGTTAGAGAAAGAGGAACCGGTATACTACCTGTTATATAAACCTGCTGGAGTCATTTCCAGTGTGGATGATGAAAAAGGACGAAGAACTGTGATTGATCTCGTGCCTCCTGAAAAAAGGGTGTATCCTATTGGTCGATTGGACTCAGATACATCAGGACTGATCGTTTTAACCAATGATGGTGAATTCGCTAATATTCTTATGCACCCTAAATATAAGGTTCGTAAAACCTATATCGCAAAAGTTCAAGGTATGCCTTTAAGGGAATCTTTAAAAAAATTGGAGAAGGGTATTCTTTTGGAGGATGGAAAAACTGCACCTGCAAAAACAAAACTGATTAAAACGGATAATAAAAAAGGTTCGTCTGTTGTTGAAATTACGATCCATGAGGGACGAAACCGGCAAGTCAGACGAATGTTTGATGCGATCGATCACCCTGTTTTAAAATTAAAGCGTGAGCGATACGGAATTTTGGATCTTAAAGGCTTGAATGCCGGCGATTGGAGAGAGCTGAAACCGCATGAAGTAAAAACATTACGGGAAATGGCTGCGAGATAG
- the resA gene encoding thiol-disulfide oxidoreductase ResA → MKNRRFLMRLSILLVMLAAVGYAFYVNFSEERGVVDAGDSAPNFEVTDLDGKPVELEDFRGQGVYLNFWATYCVYCRDKMQYLQEYEASYEDQDVVILNVNVDETSLQVERHKERQGLEFPLYIDRNMLVSHSYGVVSLPSVFLIDEEGIVIERQVGGKTEAQVVDSLDSLIP, encoded by the coding sequence ATGAAGAATAGACGATTCTTGATGCGCTTGTCCATTCTTTTAGTCATGCTTGCCGCTGTAGGCTATGCATTCTATGTGAATTTTTCCGAAGAGCGTGGTGTAGTGGATGCTGGTGATTCTGCTCCAAATTTTGAAGTGACGGATCTGGATGGAAAGCCGGTGGAACTGGAGGATTTTAGAGGACAAGGCGTTTATCTTAACTTTTGGGCAACTTATTGTGTTTACTGCCGGGATAAAATGCAATATTTACAGGAATATGAAGCATCTTATGAAGATCAAGACGTTGTGATTTTGAATGTGAATGTCGATGAAACCAGTCTTCAGGTGGAACGGCATAAAGAACGGCAAGGGCTTGAATTCCCTCTATATATTGACCGGAACATGCTGGTCAGCCATTCCTATGGTGTTGTCAGTCTGCCTTCGGTATTTCTGATTGACGAAGAAGGAATAGTCATTGAACGACAGGTTGGTGGAAAGACGGAAGCTCAAGTAGTAGATTCATTGGATTCACTGATTCCATAG
- the resB gene encoding cytochrome c biogenesis protein ResB, with product MDKVKCECGHMNPYGTYLCESCGIPLQKEEGQLANMRYEGVARRSQTYNKSVVDKIWNFFSSVKVGIWIIVILLLASSIGTIFPQEMYLPRGESASTYYQNEYGAFGQLYYQLGFHNLYSSWWYTLILAALGISLVIASLDRVVPLYRALKTQRVDRHEKFLERQRLFTRFEIGEKLDENRESIEKKLKEKRYSIRKKDQSLLAEKNRFARWGPYINHIGLIIFLIGGLLRLFPEMYLDDYIWVREGETEVVRGTDGEFFLRNDQFLVELYDEDDPVFGEALQTVSDPVVKTYQTSATLFERSDDGAIGSDTELDEVKTYDIRVNDPLTFDSFSLYQVDYKLNELSEFTFRIEGEDLDEEEESVTFNVDLNDPQMSYDLENGFRVEIVEYFPNFMLNEQNEPTTLNRIPDNPRIIFEVFPPDTEAEEGRGELSLIGVQVNEALNGENDYRIAMTDVDMVNVTGLTVRRDRTLPILILGGAIFMVGLVQGSYWHHRRIWLREKDGELLIAGHANKNWHSLKKDFEYVLKDTGIPQPIDQADDQEAENSDERDGEQHGST from the coding sequence ATGGATAAAGTAAAATGCGAATGTGGTCACATGAACCCTTATGGGACGTATTTATGTGAATCTTGCGGCATTCCTTTACAAAAAGAAGAAGGTCAGCTTGCAAACATGCGCTATGAAGGTGTGGCCAGACGTTCGCAGACCTATAATAAGAGTGTAGTTGATAAAATTTGGAATTTCTTTTCCTCTGTAAAAGTCGGCATCTGGATCATTGTCATTTTGCTGCTGGCTTCTTCAATCGGGACAATCTTTCCACAAGAGATGTATTTACCACGTGGTGAGTCGGCGTCGACTTACTATCAAAATGAATACGGTGCTTTTGGGCAGCTCTATTATCAATTGGGGTTTCATAATCTCTACAGTTCCTGGTGGTACACTTTAATACTGGCTGCTTTAGGTATTTCGCTGGTGATTGCCAGTCTCGATCGTGTTGTTCCATTGTATCGGGCACTGAAAACTCAGCGGGTTGATCGCCATGAAAAATTTCTTGAACGTCAGCGACTTTTCACACGATTTGAAATCGGGGAGAAGCTGGATGAAAATCGGGAAAGTATTGAAAAAAAATTAAAGGAAAAACGATATTCTATCCGAAAAAAGGACCAATCTCTGCTTGCAGAAAAAAATCGCTTTGCAAGATGGGGACCCTATATCAACCATATTGGTTTGATTATTTTTTTGATCGGTGGTTTATTGCGACTTTTCCCTGAAATGTACCTGGATGATTACATATGGGTGCGAGAAGGGGAAACAGAAGTTGTCAGAGGCACAGATGGCGAGTTTTTTTTAAGGAATGATCAGTTCCTGGTTGAATTATATGACGAAGATGACCCCGTGTTTGGAGAGGCGTTGCAAACCGTGTCGGATCCTGTTGTTAAGACTTATCAGACCAGTGCAACGTTGTTTGAACGTTCAGATGATGGTGCGATAGGAAGTGACACAGAACTTGATGAAGTAAAAACATATGATATTAGAGTCAATGATCCACTCACATTTGACAGTTTTTCCTTATATCAGGTGGATTATAAACTGAATGAACTTTCTGAGTTTACATTCCGAATTGAGGGAGAGGACCTTGATGAGGAAGAAGAGTCTGTTACATTTAACGTTGATTTGAACGATCCGCAAATGAGCTATGACCTAGAGAATGGGTTCAGAGTGGAGATTGTGGAATATTTCCCAAACTTCATGCTTAATGAGCAAAATGAACCGACAACCCTTAACCGAATTCCTGATAATCCCCGCATTATCTTCGAGGTCTTTCCACCAGACACTGAAGCAGAAGAGGGAAGAGGGGAACTCAGTTTAATTGGTGTACAGGTGAATGAAGCACTGAATGGTGAGAATGATTACAGGATTGCCATGACGGATGTGGACATGGTTAACGTGACAGGGTTAACAGTCAGAAGGGATCGAACGTTGCCGATTTTAATCCTGGGCGGCGCAATCTTTATGGTGGGTCTTGTGCAAGGATCTTATTGGCACCACCGGAGAATCTGGCTCAGGGAAAAAGATGGTGAACTACTGATTGCAGGCCATGCCAATAAAAACTGGCATTCCTTAAAGAAAGATTTTGAATATGTTTTGAAAGATACAGGAATTCCACAACCAATTGATCAGGCGGATGATCAGGAAGCGGAAAATTCTGATGAAAGGGATGGGGAACAACATGGCTCAACTTAG
- the ccsB gene encoding c-type cytochrome biogenesis protein CcsB, whose product MAQLSTNLIFAAFFFYFASTVFFSVAITGRKFKDSEGMEKNKSGLFGYITAIVAVALSLGYFVTRWIAAGFAPVSNMFEYTTALGIAIALAFVIIYPIYKNNYLGLFTMPVVMLIIAYASMFPTEVQPLIPALQSNWLAIHVITTVIGQGILAVAFVAGLMYLIAAIDFTKPSKSRTGLEIVQYSVIATLMYVILGFSFGLADYQADFAYVNENGVEDEMAYSFPPLIGPNDGELISEQGMSPLINAPAILQSNDLNTVLWSLLSGLIVYGLIRIIFRKPTGAIVQPLLKKLNLTTLDEISYRAVAIGFPIFTLGALIFAMIWAQIAWTRFWGWDPKEVWALITFLFYAAYLHLRLSRGWHGKKSAWMVVIGFIIIMFNLIFVNLVIAGLHSYAGM is encoded by the coding sequence ATGGCTCAACTTAGTACGAATCTGATCTTTGCCGCTTTTTTCTTCTATTTTGCTTCAACAGTCTTTTTCTCCGTTGCAATAACCGGGAGGAAATTCAAAGATAGCGAAGGGATGGAGAAGAATAAATCAGGCTTATTTGGATACATTACAGCAATTGTTGCTGTTGCGCTCTCACTTGGATATTTTGTAACACGATGGATTGCAGCAGGGTTTGCTCCGGTAAGTAACATGTTCGAATATACTACTGCGCTTGGTATTGCCATTGCCTTGGCGTTTGTAATCATTTACCCGATCTATAAAAATAACTATCTCGGATTATTTACCATGCCTGTTGTTATGTTGATCATCGCGTATGCTTCGATGTTTCCCACCGAGGTACAACCATTGATACCGGCTTTGCAGTCGAACTGGCTCGCGATTCACGTAATCACAACGGTAATCGGTCAAGGGATATTGGCTGTTGCTTTTGTTGCAGGATTAATGTACTTGATTGCCGCAATTGATTTCACTAAACCCTCGAAAAGCCGGACCGGCCTGGAGATCGTGCAATACTCGGTAATAGCAACACTGATGTATGTGATTTTGGGTTTCTCATTTGGGCTGGCAGACTATCAGGCAGATTTTGCTTACGTAAATGAGAACGGTGTTGAGGATGAAATGGCTTATTCCTTCCCTCCGCTTATCGGACCGAATGACGGTGAACTGATCAGTGAACAGGGGATGTCACCACTGATAAATGCACCGGCAATTTTGCAAAGTAATGATTTGAATACTGTATTGTGGTCATTACTATCCGGTCTGATCGTTTACGGGTTGATACGTATAATCTTCAGAAAACCAACAGGAGCAATCGTTCAGCCACTTCTAAAAAAATTGAATCTGACCACATTGGATGAGATCAGTTACAGAGCTGTCGCAATCGGGTTTCCAATATTTACACTTGGTGCATTGATCTTTGCCATGATTTGGGCTCAGATTGCCTGGACGCGGTTTTGGGGTTGGGATCCTAAAGAAGTGTGGGCTTTAATTACATTCCTCTTTTATGCTGCCTATTTGCATTTACGATTATCAAGAGGTTGGCATGGCAAGAAGAGTGCGTGGATGGTTGTCATTGGATTTATTATCATTATGTTTAATCTCATATTTGTAAACCTGGTCATCGCTGGACTCCATTCCTACGCAGGTATGTAA
- a CDS encoding response regulator transcription factor, which yields MSTEAKILVVDDEERIRRLLKMYLERENYEVDDAENGEKALDKALSVDYDLIVLDLMMPGMDGIEVCEQIRKQKATPIMMLTAKGEEANRVQGFEAGTDDYIVKPFSPREVVLRVKALLRRSSSTAFLQTETNAKDVLVFQHLTIDNDAHRVTADDQHISLTPKEYELLHYLASAPDKVFAREQLLKDVWNYEFFGDLRTVDTHVKRLREKLNKVSPEAGNLITTVWGVGYKFEALK from the coding sequence ATGAGTACTGAAGCTAAAATTCTTGTCGTAGATGATGAAGAACGTATTCGTCGCTTATTAAAAATGTATCTTGAGAGAGAGAATTATGAAGTGGATGATGCTGAAAATGGTGAAAAAGCTTTGGATAAGGCATTATCTGTTGACTATGATTTAATTGTCCTGGATTTAATGATGCCGGGGATGGATGGCATCGAAGTATGCGAACAAATCCGAAAGCAAAAAGCGACACCGATTATGATGTTGACAGCAAAAGGAGAAGAGGCAAATCGCGTACAGGGATTTGAAGCGGGTACCGATGATTATATCGTGAAACCATTCAGCCCGCGCGAAGTTGTTTTGCGTGTGAAGGCCTTGTTGCGACGATCATCTTCAACGGCTTTTTTACAGACAGAAACAAATGCCAAAGATGTTTTGGTCTTTCAGCATTTGACAATAGATAATGATGCCCACCGGGTAACGGCAGATGATCAACATATCAGCTTGACACCTAAGGAATATGAACTGCTTCACTATTTAGCATCTGCACCTGATAAAGTGTTTGCCAGAGAGCAGTTGTTAAAAGATGTTTGGAACTATGAATTTTTTGGTGACTTAAGAACTGTGGATACGCATGTAAAACGTCTGCGCGAAAAATTAAACAAGGTTTCACCGGAGGCCGGTAATCTGATTACAACTGTCTGGGGCGTCGGTTATAAATTTGAGGCCTTGAAGTAA
- a CDS encoding ATP-binding protein: MMFWRSVVGKLWVTILLLVSVVLLILTILLLQYFERFHTERAEDELLSHASLMGSVIEEEETQQRVISMANTISSTYGTEAVIILNAEDYWYSDSIFSGGQLPLSLFYEDDILSRVFDEQESIATEGHYLFESIGEEQTEELLIVGTPVQFPEGEIGAVFLYQPLDVVEEATSQTTNIILLSAAIAIILTTVFAFFLTTRITAPLRKMRRASLEVAKGNFDTKVPILTNDEIGLLGIAFNRMARALNTNLNALNQEKEQLSRILSSMADGVITLDRDGGVMVTNPPANEFIGAWLYDQGYDIEESGQLPEELEKLFEKVVSQEKEQMGEVDVQGRSWVILMTPLYDQNHVRGAVAVMRDMTEERLHDKLRKDFIANVSHELRTPISMLQGYSEAIIDDVAGSDEEKKELAQIIYDESLRMGRLVNELLDLARIEAGHIQLNIESVNMTEFSERIFRKFTGVAKENDVDLISEIAASDAEAYVDPDRIEQVMTNLVDNAIRYTSVNGSVTIRLEELINGFKLEIEDSGAGIPEEDLPFVFERFYKADKARTRGRAGTGLGLAIVKNIVEAHKGRVSAHSKIGEGTTFSVFLPFGEADDDMVE; the protein is encoded by the coding sequence ATGATGTTTTGGCGAAGTGTAGTAGGTAAGCTTTGGGTTACGATTCTGCTTCTGGTCTCTGTCGTTCTCCTGATCTTGACGATCCTGCTATTGCAATATTTTGAGCGGTTTCATACTGAACGGGCAGAAGACGAACTGTTGAGTCATGCGAGTCTGATGGGCTCTGTGATTGAGGAAGAAGAAACACAGCAAAGAGTTATTTCCATGGCAAACACAATTTCATCAACCTATGGTACAGAAGCTGTAATCATCCTCAATGCTGAGGATTACTGGTATAGTGATTCGATATTCTCGGGAGGTCAATTGCCCCTCTCGCTCTTTTATGAAGACGATATTCTCTCAAGAGTGTTCGATGAACAGGAATCCATTGCAACTGAGGGTCATTACCTATTTGAATCAATCGGGGAAGAGCAGACAGAAGAATTGCTCATCGTTGGTACCCCTGTTCAATTCCCAGAAGGTGAAATTGGAGCAGTATTTCTTTACCAGCCTCTTGACGTCGTCGAGGAGGCAACGAGTCAAACGACAAACATTATTCTGCTTTCCGCCGCAATAGCCATTATATTAACAACAGTATTTGCATTCTTTTTGACAACCCGAATTACTGCACCGCTGCGTAAGATGCGCAGAGCGTCATTGGAAGTGGCGAAAGGTAATTTTGATACAAAGGTCCCGATTTTAACTAATGATGAGATCGGATTATTGGGCATTGCCTTTAACCGGATGGCAAGAGCACTGAATACCAACCTGAATGCATTAAATCAGGAAAAAGAGCAGTTGTCCCGAATTCTATCTTCAATGGCTGATGGCGTCATAACGCTGGATCGTGATGGTGGTGTGATGGTAACCAACCCACCTGCAAATGAATTCATCGGTGCCTGGTTGTATGATCAAGGATATGATATAGAGGAGTCAGGTCAACTGCCTGAAGAATTGGAAAAACTATTTGAGAAGGTTGTTTCTCAAGAAAAAGAACAAATGGGTGAAGTCGATGTTCAGGGGAGAAGTTGGGTGATTCTGATGACTCCGCTATATGATCAGAATCATGTTCGCGGTGCTGTGGCTGTTATGAGAGATATGACTGAAGAACGTTTGCATGATAAGCTTCGTAAGGATTTTATTGCGAATGTGTCTCACGAACTGAGAACACCGATTTCCATGTTGCAAGGGTATAGTGAAGCAATCATCGATGATGTCGCTGGCAGCGATGAAGAAAAGAAAGAATTGGCTCAAATCATTTATGATGAATCTCTTCGCATGGGGCGCTTGGTGAATGAATTGCTCGACCTCGCCAGAATTGAAGCCGGACATATTCAATTGAACATTGAATCGGTGAATATGACTGAATTCAGTGAACGGATATTCCGTAAATTCACAGGGGTTGCTAAAGAAAACGATGTTGATTTGATTAGTGAAATCGCAGCATCTGATGCTGAAGCTTATGTAGACCCGGATCGTATCGAACAGGTGATGACAAATTTAGTGGATAACGCGATCCGCTACACATCTGTTAACGGTTCTGTAACGATCAGATTGGAAGAATTGATCAATGGATTTAAACTGGAGATCGAGGATTCGGGTGCAGGGATTCCTGAAGAGGATCTGCCGTTTGTTTTTGAACGCTTCTACAAGGCAGACAAAGCTCGAACCAGAGGAAGAGCCGGGACGGGTCTCGGTCTTGCAATCGTAAAGAATATTGTTGAAGCGCACAAAGGTAGAGTCTCCGCGCATAGTAAAATTGGTGAAGGGACAACATTCTCTGTCTTTTTGCCTTTCGGAGAAGCAGATGATGACATGGTTGAATGA
- a CDS encoding MogA/MoaB family molybdenum cofactor biosynthesis protein — protein sequence MSVNEHKQEAPDHVTCMILTVSDSRTKETDKSGKLMIEKLEESGHHIFRHEIVKDDFSGIQKWIRFADQHEKIEALLINGGTGITFRDTTFEAVSDMLDKELPGFGELFRYLSFAKDIGPAAMLSRATAGVRGQTAIFSTPGSSGAVKLAMDELIIPEITHMMREIYKDLD from the coding sequence ATGAGCGTAAACGAACATAAGCAAGAAGCACCCGATCATGTCACCTGCATGATCTTGACAGTATCTGATAGCCGTACAAAAGAAACAGATAAAAGCGGTAAACTCATGATTGAAAAACTGGAGGAATCCGGCCATCACATCTTCAGACATGAAATCGTAAAAGATGATTTCAGCGGTATTCAAAAATGGATTCGTTTTGCTGACCAGCATGAAAAAATTGAAGCATTGCTGATTAATGGGGGTACCGGAATTACTTTCAGAGATACAACCTTTGAAGCCGTTTCAGATATGTTGGACAAAGAATTACCAGGTTTTGGTGAATTATTCAGATATTTAAGTTTCGCAAAAGACATCGGTCCTGCTGCTATGCTTTCCAGAGCAACTGCAGGTGTAAGAGGACAGACTGCGATTTTTTCAACTCCTGGTTCATCAGGCGCTGTAAAGCTTGCGATGGATGAATTAATTATCCCTGAAATCACCCATATGATGCGGGAGATTTACAAAGATCTGGACTGA
- a CDS encoding cob(I)yrinic acid a,c-diamide adenosyltransferase, with amino-acid sequence MKIYTKSGDEGDTHLIGKKVKKSNERVEAYGTVDELNSLIGVTLTSIPDGCEDMKEDLQKIQHELFDLGADLANVTTRENYYIQNEFTIYLENRIDYYWEEAPPLEQFILPGGHTAAAYLHQCRTVARRAERRIVDISEEVQTPAEAIVYMNRLSDYFFAAARAVNVRTDLEDIPYRSNRK; translated from the coding sequence ATGAAAATTTATACAAAGTCCGGCGACGAAGGTGATACCCATCTAATTGGGAAGAAAGTGAAGAAGTCTAATGAACGAGTAGAGGCTTATGGGACTGTCGATGAATTAAACAGCCTGATTGGGGTCACACTGACTTCGATTCCAGATGGATGTGAGGATATGAAAGAAGATCTTCAGAAAATACAACATGAATTATTTGATCTTGGTGCTGACTTGGCAAACGTGACAACAAGAGAGAATTATTATATTCAAAATGAATTTACAATTTACCTGGAAAATCGCATCGATTACTACTGGGAGGAGGCTCCTCCGCTTGAACAATTCATTTTACCCGGAGGACACACAGCAGCGGCTTATCTCCATCAATGCCGCACAGTTGCAAGGCGAGCAGAGCGTCGCATTGTCGATATTTCTGAGGAAGTTCAGACACCAGCTGAAGCGATTGTCTATATGAACCGATTGTCGGATTATTTTTTTGCCGCAGCCAGAGCGGTTAATGTGCGTACAGATCTTGAAGATATTCCTTATCGGTCAAATCGGAAATAA